The following proteins are co-located in the Eleginops maclovinus isolate JMC-PN-2008 ecotype Puerto Natales chromosome 23, JC_Emac_rtc_rv5, whole genome shotgun sequence genome:
- the mospd1 gene encoding motile sperm domain-containing protein 1 translates to MQQQHRQPELVEGSLPVFVFPTELIFYADDQTSHKQVLTLYNPYEFALKFKVLCTAPNKYTVVDSTGAVKPQCCVDIVIRHRDVRSCHYGVYDKFRLQVSEQSQRKALGRKEVTATLRPSASQEPPSPRPQDDERRIKELADSEFFEQTVLHTESRPAAGGPSLLTVLLGLVCMVALMLPTLGEQESTVPLYLHLSVNKKLVAAYVLGLLTMVILRT, encoded by the exons atgcagcagcagcaccgaCAGCCTGAGCTGGTGGAAGGAAGCCTTCCCGTGTTCGTGTTCCCCACTGAGCTCATCTTCTACGCAGATGACCAGACGTCTCACAAGCAGGTGCTCACCCTCTACAACCCCTATGAGTTCGCACTCAAATTTAAAG TGCTGTGCACAGCGCCAAACAAATACACTGTGGTGGATTCCACCGGAGCTGTCAAGCCACAGTGTTGTGTCGACAT AGTAATCCGACACAGAGATGTGCGTTCATGCCATTACGGCGTGTACGACAAGTTCCGGCTGCAGGTGTCGGAGCAGAGTCAGCGGAAAGCCCTGGGTCGCAAAGAGGTGACGGCCACGCTGCGTCCCTCCGCCTCACAGGAGCCGCCCAGCCCCCGGCCCCAAGATGACGAACGCAGGATCAAAGAACTGGCAGACAGCGAGTTCTTTGAACAGACTGTTTTACATACAG AGAGCCGTCCTGCCGCTGGAGGCCCCAGTCTGCTGACGGTGCTGTTGGGGCTGGTGTGTATGGTCGCCCTGATGCTCCCCACCCTGGGGGAGCAAGAATCTACTGTGCCTCTCTACCTCCACTTAAGTGTTAACAAGAAACTTGTAGCTGCTTACGTTCttg GTCTTCTTACGATGGTCATCCTACGCACATGA
- the pabir2 gene encoding protein FAM122B: MNWWRATLASKMNNSGVLAQEKMELDLEIPSSLAQTEGHLRRSNSAPMINVLSDNSQVFQREVLRSRRNSTTVVNRPNMVPSSPIRVPSTRLHQIKQEEGVDVMNRETAHEREVQAAMQISQSWEESLSLSDNDLEKSASSSPKRVDFVPVSPAPSPTRGIGKKQCFSPSLQILVSSNGLTPSPVPSPTRRFSRRSQSPINCIRASILGPMKRKGEMETESQPKRLFQGTTTMLSSDVSNLSELSPCHCPDMLDGSLSSVGSSTGSPGKMEGVSPSSSSNSPFASLQDLSPK, from the exons ATGAATTGGTGGCGGGCAACGTTAGCTAGCAAAATGAACAATTCAGGAGTCCTGGCACAAGAGAAGATGGAGCTGGATCTGGAAATCCCATCGTCGTTAGCTCAGACCGAGGGACACTTGAGACGATCCAACAGTGCACCCATGATAAATGTCTTAAG TGATAACTCCCAAGTGTTCCAGAGAGAAGTCCTGCGCAGCCGGAGAAATAGCACTACAGTAGTCAACAGGCCCAACATg GTCCCTTCATCGCCTATTCGCGTCCCCAGCACCAGACTTCACCAGATAAAACAG GAGGAAGGCGTAGATGTGATGAACAGAGAAACGGCTCATGAGCG TGAGGTTCAAGCTGCCATGCAGATCAGCCAGTCCTGGGAAGAAAGCCTCAGTCTG AGTGATAACGATTTGGAGAAGTCAGCGTCTTCGTCTCCAAAGCGCGTCGACTTTGTCCCTGTGTCCCCCGCTCCATCCCCGACCAGAGGGATAGGAAAGAAG CAGTGTTTCTCTCCTTCACTACAAATCCTTGTGAGCAGCAATGGCCTAACGCCCAGTCCCGTACCCAGCCCGACGCGACGCTTCAG CCGACGGAGTCAAAGCCCGATCAACTGCATCAGAGCCAGCATACTTGGACCAATGAAACGCAAAGGTGAG ATGGAAACGGAGAGTCAGCCTAAGAGGCTCTTCCAGGGCACCACCACCATGCTGTCCTCCGATGTCTCCAACCTGTCCGAGCTCAGCCCCTG TCACTGTCCAGACATGCTGGACGGCAGTCTGAGCAGCGTGGGCTCCTCCACAGGCTCCCCGGGCAAGATGGAGGGAGTGTCGCCCTCCTCGTCCAGCAACTCGCCCTTCGCTTCCCTCCAGGATTTGTCGCCAAAGTGA